The following are encoded together in the Macrobrachium rosenbergii isolate ZJJX-2024 chromosome 21, ASM4041242v1, whole genome shotgun sequence genome:
- the LOC136849525 gene encoding uncharacterized protein, giving the protein MAHCTAENWKYQLPWVLLGLRTAPRANGDLFATEKVYGESLMVPGELITGDHHNLTVQRLRDMVGKFTPGEWTYTDRATPFTPPGLSSTTHVFFRNDAVCLPLTRPYRGPFLVLERNKKAFRLAIHRKNIWVSIDRLKPALFEEDVGDTPQRPPQETSPPQPTLPTRKSRGCPHKAPDPGNAAANCSRTHRTPQLTSQSCGTLQRPSRYLL; this is encoded by the coding sequence ATGGCCCACTGCACcgccgagaattggaagtaccagctgccctgggtcctcctcggactAAGGACAGCCCCAagagccaacggcgacctgtTCGCaacagaaaaagtctacggggaatCTCTcatggtcccgggcgaactcatcacAGGGGATcaccacaacctgacagtccagaggctccgtgacatggTCGGAAAGTTCACCCCCGGTGAGTGGACGTATACCGACAGGGCGACGCCTTTCACACCTCctggtctgtcctccaccacccacgtcttcttCAGGAACGACGCCGTCTgcctgcccttaaccaggccctacagggggcccttcctcgtgttggagagaaacaaaaaagcaTTCCGGCTGGCCATCCACAGGAAGAACATCTGGGTGtcaatagaccgcctcaagcctgcACTGTTTGAGGAGGACGTCGGCGACACCCCTCAGCGCCCTCCGCAGGAGACGTCGCCTCCACAGCCCACCCTGCCCACAAGAAAGTCGCGTGGCTGCCCCCATAAGGCCCCGGACCCAGGCAACGCTGCAGCCAACTGCTCCCGCACGcaccgcaccccccagctgacatcgcAGAGCTGTGGCACTCTCCAGCGGCCCAGCAGATACTTACTTTAA